A section of the Pedobacter sp. HDW13 genome encodes:
- a CDS encoding CHAT domain-containing protein translates to MNTSLFAQNTTIQKKLNTYQQQDNLSDWIYERLNYVAKNPQQRLSYLMETQQQAWRKPKTSTEHEVWLTLLSNQGYDQLLDGNILGSINSYETAYSYYLKNKVVDFDIVEYTAKPLSNNYTRLGDYERALYLQLLAVRFLKQTNEKPENIAAIYGNIAISYRSMGNLQEAEKNVNMGLKLANHHNQVQIILNNILADILFDQQKFIKAAKLIEYNINKQKNSNPDDAYWLMTSYTSAGDIYKAQNKLQQAEHYFNKALKLLNTYYSGARLREKANVLTAIGTVKLLQKKPQLAIGYFNQTLATLRIATNNQIDPNKIYGDNRLVDAFQERAAAYLQLQKPREAYQNIKFALRSADKIRNEFADDKTKERLQANLKLIVEKGIDIAFNLYQQTKDSSLLNEILNLAEQSKSRTLLDQMNRNQWLVSVNKKDSLFIKKQAYERAISYNEKQDIEGKIAQNSAKTAQLKYFLALINKQIKQKHPQFNPEVHNLSIDKVLAALPNQKIITYFFGENSIYMIDIENRKVNKVIKLNNSAAIKSLIKSYSDTYFQHGPSAMINTPKSFYLASNQIYQTILNGIKLAKNKAVIIVPDDVLGYISFDGLITNNNYNPSISNWPFLIKTNSLTYAFSLKTLVAHQTRSNTKKFIGLFTTHQENNLKPLKAVEDEAAAIKKVINGDFLFNEKVNVATLNHAFENSSILHIGTHAYLSGKNQEPTLDLDKEKLFLFELSAKKNVPSLVVLSACRTADGLLANGEGIISLSRGFNAIGTPATIAGLWNVNDAAASIVIGNFYKHLATRKTNGDALHQAKIDWLNAPQNNNAFYLPYYWDNLIYMGVDQQIELPELSNLLLILSIIMGSLVILSIAVILKRNFGANRNKFRSYLVSDQSINL, encoded by the coding sequence TTGAATACTAGCTTATTCGCACAAAATACCACTATCCAAAAAAAACTAAACACCTATCAACAGCAAGATAATTTAAGCGACTGGATTTATGAACGGTTAAATTATGTAGCCAAAAATCCACAGCAGCGTTTATCTTATTTAATGGAAACGCAACAACAAGCTTGGCGTAAACCAAAAACATCAACCGAGCATGAAGTGTGGCTCACTTTATTAAGCAACCAAGGTTATGATCAGCTATTAGATGGGAATATCTTAGGCTCAATCAATAGCTATGAAACTGCTTATTCCTATTACCTTAAAAATAAGGTTGTTGATTTCGATATCGTAGAGTACACCGCTAAACCTTTAAGCAATAATTACACGAGACTCGGAGATTATGAACGAGCGCTATACCTCCAATTATTAGCGGTCAGGTTCCTCAAACAAACCAATGAAAAACCTGAAAATATTGCGGCTATTTATGGAAATATCGCCATTTCATATCGTTCGATGGGAAATTTACAAGAAGCAGAAAAGAATGTAAATATGGGGTTAAAGTTGGCAAATCACCATAACCAGGTTCAGATTATACTAAACAACATCCTAGCAGATATTTTATTCGACCAGCAAAAATTCATAAAAGCAGCAAAGCTGATTGAATACAACATCAATAAGCAAAAGAATAGCAATCCAGATGACGCTTATTGGCTGATGACTTCTTATACTTCTGCAGGGGACATCTATAAAGCGCAAAACAAATTGCAACAGGCAGAGCACTATTTCAATAAAGCATTAAAACTTTTAAACACTTATTATAGCGGCGCAAGATTAAGAGAGAAAGCCAATGTTTTAACAGCAATAGGAACTGTTAAATTATTGCAAAAGAAGCCTCAACTCGCCATCGGTTATTTTAATCAAACCTTAGCGACTTTAAGAATAGCAACCAACAATCAAATTGATCCAAACAAAATATATGGTGACAATCGGCTAGTAGATGCTTTTCAGGAAAGAGCCGCGGCTTATTTACAATTGCAAAAACCCCGGGAAGCCTATCAAAACATCAAATTTGCCCTACGATCAGCAGATAAGATCAGAAATGAATTTGCCGATGATAAAACAAAAGAACGTCTTCAGGCCAACCTCAAGTTAATTGTGGAAAAAGGAATTGATATTGCTTTCAATTTATACCAACAAACAAAAGACAGCTCACTATTAAATGAAATTTTAAACCTAGCCGAACAAAGCAAAAGCAGAACGCTTTTAGATCAGATGAATAGAAATCAATGGCTAGTTTCTGTCAACAAAAAAGATTCCCTCTTTATCAAAAAACAAGCTTATGAAAGAGCAATTAGCTATAATGAGAAACAGGATATCGAAGGAAAGATAGCGCAGAATTCAGCTAAAACAGCTCAGTTGAAGTACTTTCTTGCATTGATCAATAAACAAATCAAACAAAAGCATCCCCAGTTTAATCCAGAAGTCCATAACTTATCAATCGACAAAGTTTTAGCAGCATTACCAAACCAAAAAATAATAACCTATTTCTTTGGAGAAAACTCCATATACATGATTGATATTGAAAATAGGAAAGTTAATAAGGTCATTAAATTAAATAATTCGGCCGCAATAAAATCCTTAATTAAATCCTATTCAGACACCTATTTTCAGCACGGCCCTAGTGCAATGATTAATACGCCTAAGTCGTTTTACTTAGCGTCAAATCAAATTTATCAGACGATTTTAAATGGCATTAAACTCGCCAAAAACAAGGCTGTTATTATTGTGCCCGATGATGTTTTAGGTTACATTTCTTTTGACGGCCTAATTACCAACAATAACTACAATCCTAGCATTTCAAACTGGCCCTTTTTAATTAAAACAAATAGCCTTACCTATGCCTTTTCTTTAAAAACACTCGTGGCTCATCAAACCAGATCAAATACAAAAAAATTTATCGGTCTGTTCACTACCCATCAGGAAAATAACCTCAAGCCTTTAAAAGCGGTAGAAGATGAAGCTGCAGCCATTAAAAAAGTAATTAATGGTGATTTCCTTTTTAATGAAAAGGTGAACGTGGCCACACTTAACCATGCTTTTGAAAACAGTAGCATATTGCATATCGGAACACATGCATATTTATCAGGTAAAAATCAAGAGCCAACCCTAGACCTCGATAAAGAGAAATTATTTCTATTTGAGCTCTCTGCAAAGAAAAATGTCCCCTCTTTGGTAGTGTTAAGTGCTTGCAGAACCGCAGATGGTCTGTTGGCCAATGGCGAAGGGATTATTAGCCTGTCAAGAGGATTTAATGCGATTGGTACCCCGGCAACTATAGCAGGACTATGGAATGTGAATGATGCAGCCGCTTCAATCGTAATCGGTAATTTCTATAAGCATTTGGCAACCCGCAAAACTAACGGAGATGCGCTACATCAAGCTAAAATTGATTGGCTAAATGCCCCACAAAATAATAATGCATTTTATCTTCCCTATTATTGGGATAATTTAATTTATATGGGAGTTGACCAACAAATTGAACTTCCTGAACTGTCCAATTTGCTTTTGATACTTTCTATTATCATGGGATCACTTGTGATACTTTCCATAGCTGTGATTTTAA